The Brevinematales bacterium region TCCTGGAGTTTATATTGAAAAATATCTTGAACAACCACATCATATCGAAATTCAGGTGTTCGGAGATCAATATGGAAATGTAATCCATTTAAATGAGAGAGATTGTTCAATCCAAAGGCGTCATCAAAAATTGGTTGAAGAATCACNNNNNNNNNNATCGAATTTCTTGTTGATAAAGATCATAATTTCTACTTTAT contains the following coding sequences:
- a CDS encoding carbamoyl phosphate synthase; this encodes GFPIIIKAVAGGGGKGMRIVRDEDELEKNFVMASTEAEAAFGDPGVYIEKYLEQPHHIEIQVFGDQYGNVIHLNERDCSIQRRHQKLVEES